Below is a genomic region from Verrucomicrobiales bacterium.
CGAACAGGCCAGCCAAACTGTCAGCGACATCATCAAGGCCGGGATCGTACCCGGTGCCATGGAGATGATGGATCAGCTGATCACCCAGGCGGTGGAGGCTGCTTACCATTTCGGATTCCCTCTGGATGCTGGAGCGGTGCTGATCATCGAACTCGACGGCCTCGCCGCCGGGCTGGAATCCCAGGCGCGGGAGGTCGAGTCCCTTTGCCATCGCAACGGCGCCCGCCAGGTACGCATCGCCCAAAGTGAACAGGAACGAGCGGAGCTTTGGAAATGTCGCAAGCGCGCGTTCGGCGCCATCGGGCGGCTCAGCCCTAATTTCATCACGCAAGACGGCGTGGTTCCCCGCTCGAAGCTGCCCGAGATGATGGCCTTCATCCAAGATTGCAGCCGACGCCACCAACTGCGCATACCCAATGTCTTTCACGCAGGGGACGGAAATCTTCACCCGCTTATCCTCTATGATGAACGCGACGCCGATCAGGTGAAGCGAGCCCTCCAGGCCTCCGATGACATCCTAACTCAGTGCGTCGAGTTGGGCGGAAGCGTCACCGGCGAGCATGGAATTGGGGTCGAAAAGATGGATTTCATGGCCAAGCAGTTCTCTCCCGATGACCTGGCCGCCATGCAGCAGCTGCGTCGCGTCTTCGATCCCGACCTGCGCTCCAACCCGCACAAGATGTTTCCGAGCTCCAAAAAGTGCGGCGACTTCAGCCCCAAACGCCAAGCCTCCGCCTGAAATGTCTCGACGCCAGCAAACTCTGATACCGGCCGATGTGGCTGAGCTTGCCAGCAGCCTGGCTCAAGCTCATCAGGACCAGTCTTGGGTGGGCATTCCCAATCTCAAACACCTCAACCGGCTACTGGCGCATGTGCCCGAGGACATGACAGTAACCGCTGAGGCGGGAATGACCCTGGCCGACTTGCAGGCCCACCTCGCTCCGCATGGCCAGTGGGTGCCTATTGACCCCCCTCGGCCGGAATCCCTGACCATCGGCGAACTTCTCGCGTTCGACCGCAGCGGGCCGCGACGCCTGGGCTACGGCGGCATTCGCGATCACGTAATCGGCATGCGCGTCGCTCTAGCCGATGGACGGGTCGTCAAATCGGGAGGGCAAGTGGTCAAAAACGTCGCCGGATTCGATCTGCTCAAGTTGTTCATCGGTGATCATGGATCGCTGGGGGTGATCGTGGAAGTCACCTTCAAACTCCTGCCCCGCCCGCGGGCATCGGCCACCTTCGATCGTGCCTGCTCCAATCTCGAGACCGTCAATGCCGCCCTTGAAGCGCTCTGGCACTCCCCACTCACTCCCGTCGCCACCGATCTCTATCACTTCCGTCCCGATCCACTGCTCACTCTCCGTGTGGTTCTGGAAGGGATGCCGGAGGACGTCGCTTGGCA
It encodes:
- a CDS encoding FAD-binding oxidoreductase, with the protein product MSRRQQTLIPADVAELASSLAQAHQDQSWVGIPNLKHLNRLLAHVPEDMTVTAEAGMTLADLQAHLAPHGQWVPIDPPRPESLTIGELLAFDRSGPRRLGYGGIRDHVIGMRVALADGRVVKSGGQVVKNVAGFDLLKLFIGDHGSLGVIVEVTFKLLPRPRASATFDRACSNLETVNAALEALWHSPLTPVATDLYHFRPDPLLTLRVVLEGMPEDVAWQDAMIRDLGFQPAGAEDLENRFWQRFSSSVVHSRSVLPSRLTESLADLMSDDFLARAGNGLILTPAALPLISRGSAPELSRRVKEAFDPHHLFPELPA
- a CDS encoding FAD-binding protein; this translates as MTESHAISPTLVAELRRIVGTEHVITSDAELLVYECDAYTLEKQLPQIVVLPGSPEEVAAVVQVCARERLPIVPRGAGTSLSGTVLAVTGGVMISLTRMNRVLSLDPRNRRALVEAGCVNAWVTQAAKPHGLLYAPDPSSQTACTIGGNVGTNSGGPHTLKYGVTTNHVLGYELVLPSGEVVWLGTTPEGGEQIDGLDLRGAAIGTEGMFGIVTRVLVRLIRAPQAFKTMLGIFETVEQASQTVSDIIKAGIVPGAMEMMDQLITQAVEAAYHFGFPLDAGAVLIIELDGLAAGLESQAREVESLCHRNGARQVRIAQSEQERAELWKCRKRAFGAIGRLSPNFITQDGVVPRSKLPEMMAFIQDCSRRHQLRIPNVFHAGDGNLHPLILYDERDADQVKRALQASDDILTQCVELGGSVTGEHGIGVEKMDFMAKQFSPDDLAAMQQLRRVFDPDLRSNPHKMFPSSKKCGDFSPKRQASA